Proteins from a single region of Weeksella virosa DSM 16922:
- a CDS encoding ABC1 kinase family protein, with the protein MDSVKKLKRFSQVAQVISKYGLEELIARSNIETLTPSFFTRWNPKARRIFEQNIYVRFRLALEELGPTYIKLGQLISNRKDLASPEMIAELQKLQDNVQPEEMDIEKKIEEEFSFPASKYFQSIDKKPIAAASISQVYRAKFHSGEEVVLKVKRENIEQIIDADLAILRDITQYLEKNYEKLRKKNIKHILQSFENSLRKELSLTNEYQNIERFRHNFIVSPDVYVPLVYPQISNNNILCMEFISGRKINEKDKIEAMGYDPKKIVLKGLDIYVKQILEDGFFHADPHPGNIFLLENGKIAFIDFGSMGYITNLDKQRLEEIVINFGFKNAHKIIRNLKKLAISHYIEDENQLAREIIDIIDYIEYNTIDTIDIQVIIRKINQILNTNHILLPEFIYILLRGIALIEGVGRQLDANLNLQKAIQPYAKKIAKEKLHPKNITQKTIEKIKNSKDLIEDIPEDLSKLINKILNNQFGLNFHIQDLPKIEHLVKNSINKLVLAILTLTFGLGSSYLSSTEIWPMIGGIPLLAWIGFALSIFTALNIVMLIIRNK; encoded by the coding sequence ATGGATAGTGTAAAAAAACTGAAACGTTTTTCTCAAGTTGCACAAGTTATCTCGAAGTATGGATTAGAAGAGTTAATTGCTCGATCGAACATAGAAACACTTACACCTAGTTTTTTTACGAGATGGAATCCTAAAGCGCGCAGAATTTTCGAACAAAATATATATGTAAGATTTCGATTAGCATTAGAAGAATTGGGTCCTACCTATATAAAACTCGGTCAATTAATCAGCAATCGAAAAGATTTAGCATCACCAGAAATGATTGCAGAATTGCAAAAATTACAAGATAATGTACAACCAGAAGAGATGGATATTGAAAAAAAAATTGAAGAAGAATTTTCTTTCCCCGCTTCTAAATATTTTCAATCGATTGATAAAAAACCAATTGCTGCAGCTTCTATCTCACAGGTGTACAGAGCAAAATTTCATTCTGGTGAAGAAGTTGTCCTCAAAGTAAAAAGAGAAAATATAGAGCAAATTATCGATGCCGACTTAGCTATCCTTAGAGATATTACCCAATATCTAGAAAAAAATTATGAAAAACTACGCAAAAAAAACATCAAACATATTTTACAAAGCTTCGAAAATTCTTTAAGAAAAGAACTTTCCCTTACGAATGAATACCAAAATATAGAGCGTTTTAGACATAATTTTATTGTTTCACCCGATGTGTACGTTCCTTTAGTTTACCCACAAATTAGCAATAATAATATATTGTGTATGGAATTTATTAGTGGTCGCAAAATCAATGAGAAAGATAAAATAGAGGCCATGGGATATGATCCTAAAAAAATTGTACTAAAAGGACTTGATATCTATGTGAAACAAATTTTAGAAGATGGATTTTTTCATGCAGACCCTCATCCTGGTAATATTTTTTTACTCGAAAACGGTAAGATAGCTTTTATCGATTTCGGATCGATGGGATATATAACAAATCTCGATAAGCAACGATTAGAAGAGATTGTCATTAATTTTGGATTTAAAAATGCACATAAAATAATTCGAAACCTGAAAAAATTAGCAATTTCGCATTATATCGAAGATGAAAACCAATTGGCACGAGAAATTATCGATATTATCGATTATATAGAATACAATACCATAGATACTATCGACATACAAGTAATTATCAGAAAAATAAACCAAATACTGAATACAAATCACATACTTTTGCCAGAATTCATCTATATACTTTTGCGCGGAATCGCACTTATAGAAGGAGTAGGTCGACAACTAGATGCCAATTTAAATCTACAAAAAGCCATCCAACCCTATGCTAAAAAAATAGCAAAAGAAAAGCTACACCCTAAAAATATTACTCAAAAGACGATTGAGAAAATCAAAAATTCAAAAGATTTAATAGAAGATATACCCGAAGATTTATCAAAACTAATCAATAAAATACTTAACAATCAATTTGGTCTTAATTTTCATATTCAAGACCTCCCAAAAATTGAGCATTTAGTCAAAAACAGTATAAATAAGCTCGTTTTAGCTATCCTTACATTAACCTTTGGATTAGGATCATCTTATCTTTCTTCAACAGAAATCTGGCCCATGATAGGAGGAATTCCTTTATTAGCATGGATAGGATTCGCCTTATCAATATTCACAGCATTAAATATTGTTATGCTTATTATACGAAATAAATAA
- a CDS encoding RNA polymerase sigma factor, with protein MNLLKRHNNKEAKQVASLKTGCAKAQKEVFDLYSPKMLSICKAYISDFHYAEDCLLNGFCKVFNRIEQFQEKGSFEGWIRKIIVNECLSFIRSNQTLFFLDESFLPPISETIDDEDIFEFDVHQLLA; from the coding sequence GTGAATTTACTGAAGCGACATAATAATAAAGAAGCAAAACAAGTTGCAAGCCTGAAAACCGGATGTGCAAAAGCACAGAAAGAGGTTTTTGATTTGTATTCGCCCAAAATGCTAAGTATTTGCAAGGCGTACATCAGTGATTTTCATTATGCAGAAGATTGTTTGTTGAATGGATTTTGCAAAGTATTCAATAGAATCGAGCAGTTTCAGGAGAAAGGAAGTTTTGAAGGTTGGATAAGGAAAATAATCGTCAACGAATGTTTGTCCTTTATAAGAAGCAATCAGACGTTGTTTTTTTTGGACGAAAGTTTTTTGCCTCCGATCAGTGAAACCATAGATGATGAAGATATTTTCGAGTTTGATGTTCATCAACTTTTGGCATAA
- a CDS encoding RNA polymerase sigma factor → MVFNLYVLEDYSHQEITDQLNITVNTSKTQLHRAKVKLKEIVTHLNYIRHEKG, encoded by the coding sequence TTGGTTTTTAATCTGTATGTGCTCGAGGATTATTCTCATCAAGAAATTACAGACCAACTCAACATCACGGTAAACACGAGCAAAACCCAACTACATCGCGCGAAAGTTAAACTAAAAGAAATCGTCACACACCTCAACTACATTCGTCATGAAAAAGGATAA
- a CDS encoding YkgJ family cysteine cluster protein, with translation MNLEEYYQKARQKQAEHKAFLAKLKKKPPKNLDQQMQNIHDEVFDRIDCLSCANCCKTTGPLFTQKDIERLAKVFRMKPSLFIEKYLRIDEDNDYVLQQLPCPFLDSENYCLVYEDRPKACKEYPHTDRKKFHQINHLTLKNNLICPATYEVVEQMMKEMKV, from the coding sequence ATGAATTTAGAAGAATACTACCAGAAAGCACGTCAGAAGCAGGCAGAACACAAAGCTTTTTTAGCAAAGCTAAAAAAGAAGCCACCCAAGAATTTGGATCAGCAGATGCAAAATATACATGATGAAGTTTTCGATCGGATAGATTGTTTGTCTTGTGCAAATTGTTGCAAAACGACCGGACCGCTTTTTACCCAAAAAGATATCGAACGTTTGGCAAAAGTTTTTCGAATGAAACCAAGTCTGTTCATCGAGAAATATCTTAGAATAGATGAGGATAATGATTATGTGTTACAACAATTGCCTTGTCCGTTTTTAGATTCAGAAAACTATTGTTTGGTGTACGAAGATCGACCGAAAGCGTGTAAAGAATATCCGCATACAGACCGTAAGAAGTTTCATCAAATCAATCATTTAACCCTCAAAAACAATTTGATTTGTCCAGCAACTTACGAAGTTGTTGAACAAATGATGAAAGAGATGAAGGTTTAA
- a CDS encoding hydroxymethylglutaryl-CoA reductase, degradative — MHKKNTFMNKQPIEGFSKLSKEGKIEWLVNEFLQGEKKAIETLKQYWNTDEALQQLHDEFSENTVSNFYMPFGLAPNFLVNNRLYTIPMAIEESSVVAAASKAAKFWLNRGGFKTEVLSTTKLGHVHFMFTGNKEKLTSFFEKHLREKLIEETNEITHNMRARGGGIMSIELVDKTDELEDYFQLKASFETVDSMGANFINSCLEQFAKTMENEMAMATEFTAEEKDSLQVVMCILSNYTPDCIVRAEVSCAVEELKDGNVLAEEFVEKFTRAVRIAEIEPYRATTHNKGIMNGCDAVVIATGNDFRAVEACAHTYAAKDGKYSSLTHCEVKDGIFRFWIDLPIAVGTIGGLTSLHPLVKLALDILGKPNAKELMGFIAVAGLAQNFGALRSLVTTGIQKGHMKMHLMNILNQLEATEEEKHYFVNYFKDKTVSHHAVINEFCRLRGVNHPNEIKKAN, encoded by the coding sequence TTGCATAAAAAAAACACCTTTATGAACAAACAACCGATCGAAGGCTTCTCGAAGCTTTCTAAAGAAGGAAAGATAGAATGGTTGGTAAACGAATTTCTACAAGGAGAAAAGAAAGCCATCGAAACTCTTAAGCAATACTGGAATACAGACGAAGCTTTGCAACAATTGCACGACGAGTTTTCGGAAAATACTGTTTCTAATTTTTATATGCCTTTCGGTCTTGCTCCTAATTTTCTTGTCAATAATCGACTGTATACAATTCCTATGGCGATTGAAGAGTCTTCTGTCGTTGCTGCTGCCTCAAAAGCGGCTAAGTTTTGGTTGAATCGTGGCGGATTCAAAACAGAGGTTTTATCGACCACTAAATTAGGACATGTACATTTTATGTTCACAGGAAATAAAGAAAAATTAACGTCCTTTTTCGAAAAACATTTGCGAGAAAAACTAATCGAAGAAACCAACGAGATTACCCACAATATGCGCGCTCGTGGAGGGGGAATTATGTCGATAGAACTTGTTGATAAAACAGATGAGTTAGAAGATTATTTCCAACTCAAAGCATCATTCGAAACGGTAGATTCGATGGGCGCTAACTTCATCAATTCGTGTTTAGAACAATTTGCTAAAACCATGGAAAACGAAATGGCTATGGCAACCGAATTTACTGCCGAAGAAAAAGATTCTCTACAAGTTGTGATGTGTATTTTATCGAATTATACACCCGATTGTATCGTACGTGCAGAGGTTTCTTGTGCGGTAGAAGAACTAAAAGACGGAAACGTTTTGGCCGAAGAGTTTGTTGAGAAATTTACCCGAGCAGTTCGCATTGCAGAAATAGAACCTTACCGTGCAACAACGCATAATAAAGGAATAATGAATGGTTGTGATGCAGTAGTGATTGCAACCGGAAACGATTTCCGAGCGGTGGAAGCTTGTGCGCATACATACGCTGCGAAAGATGGTAAATATTCGTCGTTGACGCATTGCGAAGTGAAAGATGGAATTTTTAGGTTTTGGATCGATTTGCCTATAGCTGTTGGCACAATTGGTGGATTAACTTCTTTGCATCCGTTGGTGAAATTAGCGTTGGATATTTTAGGTAAACCAAATGCCAAAGAATTGATGGGCTTTATTGCTGTTGCAGGTTTGGCTCAGAATTTTGGTGCACTACGCTCGTTGGTCACAACAGGAATCCAAAAAGGACACATGAAAATGCATTTGATGAATATCTTGAATCAATTAGAGGCAACTGAAGAAGAGAAGCATTATTTTGTGAATTATTTCAAAGATAAGACAGTTTCTCACCATGCGGTGATCAATGAGTTTTGTAGATTGAGAGGAGTAAATCATCCTAATGAAATAAAAAAAGCGAACTAA
- a CDS encoding S9 family peptidase, which yields MMKNILTIFCFISAGLYAYGQTITVDKIYTGRYSEKGLYNILPMQNGEDYTTLTSQGILKNAYTKVANNSTASYEITGKYDNYTYSKDERYILLQSNTKPIYRRSFTATFEVYDKQNKKKVKVFGGKPIQEPLLSPDNSKIAFVYENNLYYQNLDNLQTTQVTQDGEKNKIINGINDWVWEEEFGFVRNFDWNSDASALAFVRLDEQKVKEVSLPIYYNNLYPKEMRFKYPKAGEDNSLASLHVYHLADKKITTVDLSSVENYYLPKIKFTPQKDVLSVVSSNRHQNKVDISLYSLKDNKIQKLFTETDNAWIETDQLDLEFLPDNSFIWASERDGNRHYYWYNAKGKLINQITKGDWEVTDFYGFDEKSKTLYFQANAFNGKRTSTERQIYSIEMNGKNLKMLSKEVGTNSARFSADYRYFIQTFSSVNQPKIISLIETKSGKNLGTIIDNSSIKNVYATDNAGSKELFTLTAANGQDLNAYIIKPKDFDPTKKYPVLMYQYSGPGSQTIANTWHNANDQWHMLLAQKSYLVVAVDGRGTGFRGAKFKKQTYLQLGKYEVEDQIAAAQALAKLPYIDASRIGIWGWSYGGFMASNVLFKGNDTFRMAIAVAPVTNWRFYDTVYTERFMRTPQENTSGYDDNSPINHVDKFLKGNLLLVHGTADDNVHVQNTYELAEALTQANKQFSMHIYTDKNHGIYGGKTRIQLYDMMTNYILENL from the coding sequence ATGATGAAAAATATTCTGACCATATTTTGTTTCATTTCTGCCGGCTTATATGCTTACGGACAAACAATTACTGTAGACAAAATCTACACTGGTCGATACTCTGAGAAAGGATTATACAACATTTTACCCATGCAAAACGGTGAAGATTACACCACGTTAACGTCGCAAGGAATCCTAAAAAATGCTTACACAAAAGTGGCAAACAACTCTACTGCGAGCTATGAAATTACGGGAAAATACGATAACTACACTTATTCTAAGGACGAAAGATACATTCTTTTACAAAGCAATACGAAGCCAATTTACCGAAGATCGTTTACTGCTACGTTCGAGGTGTATGATAAACAAAACAAGAAAAAAGTAAAAGTTTTTGGTGGTAAACCCATTCAAGAGCCACTTTTATCGCCCGACAACAGCAAGATTGCTTTTGTGTACGAAAATAATTTATACTACCAGAATCTAGATAATTTACAAACGACTCAAGTTACACAAGACGGAGAAAAAAATAAAATTATCAACGGGATAAATGATTGGGTTTGGGAAGAAGAATTTGGCTTTGTTCGCAATTTCGATTGGAATAGTGACGCTTCTGCTTTGGCTTTTGTTCGTTTGGATGAGCAAAAAGTGAAAGAAGTTTCCTTACCGATTTATTACAACAATTTGTATCCGAAAGAAATGCGATTCAAATACCCAAAAGCAGGAGAAGATAATTCATTAGCGAGTTTGCATGTGTATCATTTAGCCGATAAAAAAATAACGACTGTTGATCTTTCTTCGGTAGAAAATTATTATCTCCCAAAAATAAAATTTACTCCTCAAAAGGATGTACTTTCGGTGGTGAGCAGTAATCGTCATCAGAACAAAGTCGATATTTCGCTGTATTCGCTAAAAGACAATAAAATCCAAAAATTATTTACCGAAACCGATAATGCATGGATAGAAACCGATCAGCTCGACTTAGAATTTTTGCCCGACAATTCTTTTATTTGGGCTTCTGAGCGCGACGGAAATCGTCATTATTATTGGTATAATGCCAAAGGAAAACTCATCAATCAAATTACCAAAGGAGATTGGGAAGTGACAGATTTTTATGGTTTTGATGAAAAAAGCAAAACTTTGTATTTTCAGGCAAATGCATTTAACGGAAAAAGAACTTCTACCGAAAGACAAATTTATTCGATTGAGATGAACGGTAAAAATCTCAAAATGCTTTCGAAAGAGGTTGGGACAAACTCGGCTCGTTTCAGTGCAGACTATCGTTATTTCATTCAAACATTTTCATCGGTTAATCAACCAAAAATCATCAGTCTTATCGAGACTAAGAGTGGAAAAAATTTAGGAACGATAATCGACAACTCATCTATAAAAAATGTATATGCAACAGACAATGCCGGTAGCAAAGAACTTTTTACTTTGACAGCGGCTAATGGACAAGATCTCAATGCATATATCATAAAACCAAAAGATTTCGATCCTACCAAAAAATACCCTGTACTAATGTATCAATACAGTGGACCAGGCTCTCAGACAATCGCAAATACATGGCACAACGCAAATGATCAATGGCACATGCTTTTGGCACAGAAAAGTTATTTGGTTGTAGCTGTAGATGGGCGTGGTACTGGTTTCAGAGGTGCGAAGTTTAAAAAACAAACCTATTTACAACTAGGGAAATACGAGGTAGAAGACCAGATTGCAGCCGCACAAGCTTTGGCAAAATTACCCTATATAGACGCTTCGCGTATCGGAATTTGGGGTTGGAGTTATGGTGGTTTTATGGCATCGAATGTATTGTTCAAGGGTAACGACACCTTCAGGATGGCTATTGCAGTTGCTCCGGTAACCAATTGGCGATTTTACGACACAGTGTATACAGAACGATTTATGAGAACTCCACAAGAAAACACCAGTGGTTATGATGATAACTCGCCAATAAATCATGTGGATAAATTCTTGAAAGGAAACTTGCTTTTGGTGCATGGAACGGCCGACGACAATGTTCATGTACAAAATACATACGAACTAGCAGAAGCATTGACTCAAGCCAACAAACAGTTTAGTATGCATATTTATACCGATAAAAACCACGGAATTTATGGTGGAAAAACGCGTATACAACTATACGATATGATGACCAACTATATCCTCGAAAACTTATAA
- a CDS encoding peptide MFS transporter — protein MNEDKNLISHLHKLGMDEKMVNGHPAGLFVLFFTEMWERFSYYGMRALLTLFLISTIAEGGWEWTREDAMHLYGWYTGLVYLTPLIGGMIADRLTGAKKAILLGALIMTLGHASMALEGVANTFFYIGLALMILGNGLFKPNISSMVGNLYPDNSPKKDAGYTIFYMGINAGAFIGMMLCGYIGEKVGWHYGFGLAGVFMFFGMMQFYFGQKIFGITGESPAEVKKFQEQKVANHEEEVEIPTPANVVRDRLIVIVVLMLASIVFFLAFEQAGGSMSIFAKDYTQRVLDGHAATTFKWVDAILTILPIAIVTVVLSALAKKIYKEYPLTIIFTGISFAIIWALGLWKIWKEFGAEQTEVAASWFQILNSLFIITLASSFGKFWEKVWNPSGPIKFALGLLLVGLGFAILAYGSMSIPQGAKTASVSMLWLIVAYFFHTSGELCLSPVGLSYVSKLSPKKLLGLLFGCWFGASAIANFIAGLLGSTIDKITAEYSMSFFFMIFAIVPAITALILVLLNPMLKRMMHGIN, from the coding sequence ATGAATGAGGATAAGAATTTAATTAGCCATCTACACAAATTGGGAATGGACGAAAAAATGGTCAATGGTCACCCAGCAGGTTTATTTGTATTGTTCTTCACCGAAATGTGGGAGCGATTTAGTTATTACGGGATGCGGGCTTTACTCACCCTTTTTCTCATTAGCACTATTGCAGAAGGTGGATGGGAGTGGACGCGTGAAGACGCAATGCATCTCTACGGCTGGTACACAGGTCTTGTTTATCTTACCCCATTGATTGGTGGTATGATTGCAGACCGATTAACCGGTGCTAAAAAAGCTATCTTACTTGGTGCACTGATTATGACCCTAGGGCATGCTTCGATGGCCCTCGAAGGCGTAGCCAACACCTTTTTCTATATCGGTTTAGCATTGATGATTTTAGGTAACGGGCTATTCAAGCCAAATATTTCATCTATGGTCGGGAACTTATACCCAGACAATAGCCCGAAAAAAGATGCCGGTTACACTATATTCTACATGGGAATCAACGCCGGAGCTTTCATCGGAATGATGCTTTGTGGGTATATCGGTGAAAAAGTTGGATGGCATTACGGATTTGGTTTAGCAGGTGTTTTTATGTTTTTTGGTATGATGCAATTCTACTTTGGCCAAAAAATATTCGGAATCACCGGCGAATCACCTGCCGAAGTAAAAAAATTCCAGGAACAAAAAGTAGCTAATCATGAAGAAGAAGTAGAAATCCCTACACCAGCAAATGTTGTACGTGATCGATTAATTGTAATCGTAGTACTCATGTTGGCAAGTATCGTTTTCTTCCTTGCATTTGAGCAAGCCGGAGGTTCTATGTCTATCTTCGCCAAAGATTACACACAACGCGTACTCGATGGACATGCTGCAACCACCTTCAAATGGGTCGATGCAATTCTCACCATCTTACCGATTGCTATAGTAACCGTTGTATTGAGTGCATTAGCTAAGAAAATTTACAAAGAATACCCACTAACCATTATATTTACAGGTATTTCTTTCGCCATAATTTGGGCACTAGGTTTATGGAAAATCTGGAAAGAGTTCGGTGCTGAACAAACCGAAGTTGCTGCATCGTGGTTCCAAATCCTAAACTCTTTATTTATTATCACCTTGGCATCAAGCTTTGGAAAGTTCTGGGAAAAGGTTTGGAATCCTTCTGGCCCAATAAAATTTGCCTTGGGACTTCTACTGGTAGGACTTGGTTTTGCGATTTTAGCCTACGGATCGATGTCTATTCCGCAAGGAGCTAAAACAGCTTCTGTTAGTATGCTTTGGTTAATCGTTGCCTACTTCTTCCACACCTCTGGAGAATTGTGTTTATCACCTGTAGGATTATCGTATGTATCGAAACTATCGCCCAAAAAACTACTTGGTCTATTGTTCGGATGTTGGTTCGGAGCTTCGGCTATCGCTAATTTCATCGCAGGACTATTAGGATCGACAATTGATAAAATTACGGCTGAGTATTCGATGTCATTTTTCTTTATGATTTTTGCTATCGTACCAGCTATTACCGCCTTGATATTGGTATTACTCAACCCAATGCTAAAACGCATGATGCACGGGATTAACTAA
- a CDS encoding MFS transporter, translating into MEEKKTIWGTLGSFNKNFWTASFMELMERWAWYGIYTLFGLYLVGSTDDGALGFNHIQKGSIMGNIVGILYFLPLFFGVIADRIGYKLSLIIAYIILIIGYYLLGEVTSYWSVYMVFLLVAVGAAFFKPVASAIVARNTNEVTGTMGFGIFYMMVNIGGFIGPSMSSYLRTTYGWKLIFIQAAIVIGINLLVVLFFYKEPKVERPKESIGKALKDSVLNIFLALKDKKLSILLVLMIGFWTMFNQLFNTLPNFIEDWVNSSVISHWINANLPSIANTFTENGQVKPEWFTNIDSFMIIMLQVSISFLVIKMSHLQAMIRGAIIASIGVGLTFYTHNVWFTIIGTMIFAIGEMMSSPTLSSFIALITPKGKEGLYQGTYFLPVAASYFVTKFISGDLYQAWSDKLSLLQREMKQRNIDMPNVVSKEEYIESGAKALNMSITDFENTFGIKENNLDWISIGQKVNEFGLQKGIDVSHLQLPFSKNDYFTLAEQKLGMDHWQVVEMLWTTYQPNKIWMVIFGIGLFSVISLTIYDRLVIKPAEKNRQLTTKK; encoded by the coding sequence ATGGAAGAAAAAAAAACTATTTGGGGAACCTTAGGATCTTTCAATAAAAACTTCTGGACAGCAAGCTTCATGGAACTTATGGAGCGTTGGGCTTGGTACGGAATCTACACCCTTTTTGGTTTATACTTGGTAGGATCAACAGACGATGGAGCTTTAGGATTTAATCACATCCAAAAAGGTAGCATCATGGGAAATATTGTAGGAATTCTCTACTTTCTTCCACTGTTTTTTGGAGTTATTGCCGATAGAATTGGCTACAAACTCTCGCTAATTATTGCATACATCATCTTGATTATCGGATATTATTTACTTGGCGAAGTTACTTCATACTGGAGTGTGTATATGGTTTTCTTATTGGTAGCAGTTGGAGCAGCTTTCTTCAAACCTGTAGCTTCGGCCATTGTGGCTAGAAACACCAACGAAGTCACCGGGACTATGGGGTTCGGGATTTTTTATATGATGGTAAATATTGGGGGCTTTATTGGGCCGTCTATGTCATCCTACCTAAGAACAACTTATGGCTGGAAGCTAATCTTTATACAGGCAGCTATTGTAATAGGAATCAATCTTTTAGTAGTTTTGTTTTTTTATAAAGAACCAAAAGTTGAAAGACCCAAAGAATCGATTGGGAAAGCTTTGAAAGATTCTGTCTTGAACATTTTCTTAGCCCTAAAAGATAAAAAACTAAGCATTCTTTTAGTCTTGATGATTGGTTTCTGGACAATGTTCAATCAACTCTTCAATACATTGCCAAATTTTATCGAGGATTGGGTAAATTCGAGTGTAATTAGCCATTGGATCAATGCCAATTTACCTAGTATAGCCAACACTTTTACCGAGAACGGACAAGTTAAACCCGAATGGTTTACCAATATAGATTCGTTTATGATTATCATGCTGCAAGTAAGCATCTCTTTCTTGGTTATCAAAATGAGTCATTTACAAGCTATGATTCGTGGAGCAATTATAGCCTCTATTGGTGTTGGACTAACATTTTACACGCACAATGTTTGGTTTACAATTATAGGAACAATGATTTTTGCAATCGGTGAAATGATGTCGAGCCCAACGCTATCGTCTTTCATTGCCTTGATTACACCAAAAGGAAAAGAAGGACTTTACCAAGGAACCTATTTCCTCCCAGTGGCAGCCAGCTACTTTGTTACCAAATTTATCTCAGGAGATCTTTACCAAGCTTGGTCGGATAAACTTTCTCTTCTACAGCGAGAAATGAAACAACGCAACATCGATATGCCCAATGTCGTGAGTAAAGAAGAATATATAGAGTCGGGAGCAAAAGCGCTCAATATGTCTATTACTGACTTCGAAAATACTTTCGGAATCAAGGAAAATAATTTGGATTGGATTTCTATCGGACAAAAAGTTAACGAATTTGGTTTGCAAAAAGGTATCGATGTAAGTCACTTACAATTGCCTTTCTCTAAAAACGATTATTTTACCCTGGCAGAACAAAAACTAGGTATGGATCATTGGCAAGTAGTCGAAATGTTGTGGACGACATATCAACCCAATAAAATTTGGATGGTTATTTTTGGGATAGGATTATTCTCGGTAATATCTTTAACTATCTACGATCGCTTAGTCATTAAACCAGCCGAAAAAAATAGGCAATTAACAACTAAAAAATAA